Proteins encoded by one window of Nocardia goodfellowii:
- a CDS encoding FadR/GntR family transcriptional regulator, with the protein MGSQTVVADVADELARRVAAGEYQPGDLMPSVRQVAEEFQMNRATAQLTLGRLESYGFVEARRGKGFTIRDVREAGGIDVYRHLFRFSSPEVAIDMFRDMVEVERGIVMEALLAYTGSAQEIDTAELKSAVDEMEALARQEVPDFYRILDIELTLVRNLLISIGSSMQRAILNSIGDMVLEVPNAIEAYFAGAADLHVLVWRALIAVWESGSGPSEAQLALFEDLFGMYHEKVIARFTELVGTVDEAGEVHAATA; encoded by the coding sequence ATGGGATCCCAAACGGTAGTCGCCGACGTTGCCGACGAATTGGCGCGCCGGGTTGCCGCAGGGGAATATCAGCCAGGGGATTTGATGCCCTCGGTCCGCCAGGTCGCCGAGGAATTCCAGATGAACCGCGCGACCGCGCAGCTGACCCTCGGGCGGCTGGAGTCCTACGGTTTCGTCGAAGCACGCCGGGGCAAGGGGTTTACCATTCGTGACGTCCGGGAGGCGGGCGGCATCGATGTGTACCGGCATCTGTTTCGTTTTTCCAGTCCCGAGGTCGCGATCGATATGTTCCGCGACATGGTGGAGGTCGAACGCGGGATCGTGATGGAGGCGCTGCTCGCGTACACCGGCAGCGCGCAGGAGATCGATACGGCGGAATTGAAATCCGCCGTCGACGAGATGGAAGCGCTGGCGCGGCAAGAGGTTCCGGATTTCTACCGGATCCTCGATATCGAGCTCACGCTGGTGCGTAACCTGCTGATCAGTATCGGATCGAGCATGCAGCGCGCCATTCTCAATTCCATCGGCGACATGGTGCTCGAAGTGCCGAATGCCATCGAGGCCTACTTCGCCGGCGCCGCCGATCTGCATGTGCTGGTCTGGCGGGCGCTGATCGCGGTGTGGGAATCCGGGTCGGGCCCCTCGGAGGCGCAGCTGGCACTGTTCGAGGACCTGTTCGGGATGTACCACGAAAAGGTGATCGCCCGATTCACCGAACTCGTCGGCACTGTCGACGAAGCGGGCGAGGTGCACGCGGCGACCGCGTGA